Proteins from a single region of Fusobacterium gonidiaformans ATCC 25563:
- a CDS encoding ArsR/SmtB family transcription factor, translating to MEKEKQIIEVSGIFKVLSNSMRLGILCYLSEKKEMTVNEIHEYFKGYSQPSISQQLQILKANRIVKDRKQGQYVYYSIEDERVLKFMDTLHDLYCTRGEEENE from the coding sequence ATGGAAAAAGAGAAACAAATTATAGAAGTCTCCGGTATTTTTAAAGTACTTTCAAACTCAATGAGATTAGGTATTTTATGTTATTTGTCTGAAAAAAAGGAAATGACTGTGAATGAAATACATGAATATTTTAAAGGCTATTCTCAACCATCTATTTCACAACAGTTACAAATTTTAAAAGCAAATAGGATTGTCAAAGATAGAAAACAAGGACAATATGTCTATTATTCTATTGAAGATGAAAGAGTGTTGAAATTTATGGATACCTTACATGATTTATATTGTACTAGAGGAGAAGAGGAAAATGAGTAA